aaagatattgatgacctatcctcaagaggaCAGGCGCATTGTGAGCCTCTAGGTCAGGGACTTCACTATGCATCAGTCAAGTGGCCTAGTTACAGCCCAgtcccatttaagtcaatagggccgagctgcaataccaagcgctgCCACTATGcgatgtacggcgctgtccttTGAAATCTGGCGGGAGCCTGCactgctcaccagagctccagaaacagctgatcggcggggatgtcGGGACTCAAACCCCTGCCGATGtcataatgatggcctatcctgaggataagtcatcattatctttacctggataacccctttaaaaacaaaaatggatAGCGCAGCATAATACATCTATTATAACATCACAAATTGCCCACCCAGGCAAATAACGCCTGACCAGCACACTACTCAAGTACgtaaacaacccccccccccagacctatATATTTCTGAACCGCGTCTGTCCTGTACATTCGGAGCAGATGTAATAAATTAGAGTTCTTTTATAAGCAGCAATTGATCCATAGGGTAGATAAACCTCAGTCGTTGCTGGGCTAATCCCAGTGATGGGGAAGGGGGGCTGCGAGCACTCCAGTTGTTTTCACAGCCTTATACATGAGTGGCTGAGAGAAGACCCTCCTGGTTTCTGTCCGCCTTCCAATAAGGAATTCATCTGCGTTCCTGACATTGTTCCTCTCCGCAGCGTTCCAAAAAATAGGAGGGGAGGCTGATAATGGAAAACGCATGAGCTCCCTGTGCAGATGGAGATCATCTTGTTGGTCATTTACAGCGTGACACATTGACGCCTCCGACCACAAATATCCCCGCTACACAACATGTGAGAATGACGTGCAGATGACATTACAACCACTTGAAGGCGGTGGAGACCTGGCCCTAACCTGCAGCTCTGTTTTATACATTTCATGTGCTTTCTGGTCTGCCTTCCTCATTTAGAAAACCATCTACAGCAGAATCAACAAATCTGGTATCAGGACAGCCATTCAGCCTGTAGGggtcaagttaatgggtctgtcTATGaatagaaacagcgccactcttctctatgggctgtgcctggtattgcagcttggccTCATTTACTTAGCAGGCTTCTCTTTATACCCAGGAGAAAAGCTGTAAATCATCCACTTACACCTCTAAACATGTCCCCCTGAAGCATCTCAACAGGAATTTTAGGGGCCATTCACATGATCATATGGCCTCGTGCCTGTGTTGCGGACCGctaacagcgggtccacaatacactggCACTGGCCGTGTGAACTCCGTAtcactgatgcagacccattgacttgaatgggtccgcgatccgcaagatacagcaaaggataggacatgtcctatcttttgcggagagAAGGCATTGAACGGAAACGCTGGGAAGCGCTTCCGTGAGCTTTCTGGTCCgcgcctctgcaccgcaaaagataaGACGCgttctatcttttgccgtattttgcggatcacggacccatttaagtcaatgggtcagcaccgCAGAACTGAgttcacatggccagtgcccatgTAGTACGGAACCGTCGTGTGCGACCTGCAACACAGGCACGGCGCCATACGTTCGTATGAATGGTAAGAGAATGGTAAGAGACCCAGAGTTGTGATCAGGGCCTctatcactactttatgctgccctcagattagacagcataaactggagagagattccctttaagaaatgtttgCCTATAACATTTAGTGTTTGACCTCAACAGCCACCCCTTACCAATGGTGACCATCCAGCTGAGAGCACTGACCGACCCGTCTTCATAACCACAGAATGCAGTACTTCCTTCAGCAGAAGAAAGCCATGTACTTCTTACAGATCCTCTGGTTTCCTCTGCTCCATGTATAAGAAACCGTGTGATAACTTCATTTGTTTCTTTCAGGAATAACCGTTTGTGTTCTGCTAGACTAATTGTGCTGTCAGCATAGCGGTTAATTCTGGGATTATGTGGTAAAGCGTGGGTTAATAGTCGGGGCAATTGAGTACGTCTGGTTTTGGAATGTGGAGCTGGATCCAATGTTTGGGCTCCACAGGAGCTTCCACCAGATGTTTGGGTTTTTGACGTGTGGAGAACGCTGTGGTTGTATCTTCTAACGGCTGAAAGCTCAGCAAAGCCGGTTTTAACTGCTTCCCTGCCAGCAGCAGAATACGTTACTTCCCGGAGGATCTCCATTGAGGTGGCCAGCAAGGTTAATGAAGGCTGTTTGTCCTCAGACTTGTATTTGTGAACAGGGGAAAGAGATGGGTAGCGGAAACTGACCTAATGTCTGAGTTTTACTGGTATAAAAATACTTCACGTCAGCAGGCTGCTTCAGGATTCAACGCAGAACCTTCACCTTCTGAATGCGTCCATAAGCATTGTGTCTGCCACTAGACTTGAGTTGCACAATGTAGCTATTTTCCATATCCATTTACAAATGTGTTGACTTTTGTGTGCTATGTAGTTACATACCTCCAACTTTTGAAAAGTTGAAGGAGGGACAAGATCAAgcaaggtgtttttttttcagaatgcattgggactgaactgatccgttttgggctgcttgtgagagccctgaaacggatctcgtaAGCGGACCCaggaacgccagtgtgaaagtagcctaactttaaTAATAAAATGCACCACTCACCTAGCCCCGCTCTACTTATGAATGAAGCGTATTCCCCCCTCCCATTGTTTGCGCTCTTACAGAGCACAGAAggcgcgatgatgtcactgcatcaCACCTGCTGGGGAGTGCACAGTCCTGTGAATGGTGAAGAAGGGAACTGATAGCTCGCTGCCTCACCATTATATTCAGctgtatctgcatcctcaggACTCCGATACAGTTGAAAGCGGGACAGCCACCGAtctgggacggttgggaggtatgaaaaaaagggggtcagtcagcacatcccaaaccgcaggagcacattgctatggcagggaacaacactaaaagacaaaacatgcaatgcgacaactcactgcaatataaagtacaaaattgcataataattacaagtgctacactataagtgagagatacttggcaaatcgttttgtacaaaataatttgagcccgtctgccgcacgtcaaggcgatctatTAGACGGGTTcccaacactaaattctacctgttaagtgccatgactgCTACCATACTCtttagggagtgtaggttccacatgcatgctgggtctgcttcaataactgtcattttgggtgccaaaatggcctccactgtatccaatgagtgcaggtatcaacatgcatgccgggtccactccacaccactcccggcgccaaatggcctccactgtagcacttgtaattattatgcaattttgtactttatattgcagtgagttgtcgcattgcatgttttgtcttttagtgttgttccctgccatagcaatgtgctcctgcgcattgggatgtgctgactgaccccctttttttctttctttgcagtttgtactggaggtgtggctgcctcctcagtcatgcactcctgaccaccttgtctgccctataggctgattttaattagtgtgagtatatagtctggcctgctccccctcactcactgaagccatttggcaccagccACTTTCTGGCACATTTAGATTAGTGGGAAGGAAATGAATGGTCAATCTTATAGCTGGACACACAGACTCAATCTTGCATCACTAAATTAATTAGATTAGCAAATCTGCCCCAAAGTTCTACAATTTACCCTCGCCCTTCACCTTCAACCTCTTCCACCTCTAGTTGAACTTTATGgacgtgtcttttttttttcacgtacTAACTATACCCATGATCTGTAGCATTCCTCTGGATGGTCACACATCTTCAGCTTTCTGGGGGCAGGTCCACTTTAAGCAGCCATCTCGCTGCAGCCCTTCATGTTGTCTGCCAGGGTGGTATTCAAAGCATCATTGCGATTCTTCTGCCAACAGGAGGAAATCCGAGGAATTTAAATTGTCATTACAATGCAGCCTGCCAAATCGGTCTGCTGGGCACTGAATGGGGGGCAGTTTGTGCATTTCTCTCACAGCTGAACATGTTGCCTGGTCTGGCAGAAGTAAACATATCCCTGTTTTGTCCCCATCGCCCCTAGTCCTGAAGAAAGGGCCTTTGAACAAATGAGGCTTTGTCACACAGGTCTCCTTGCCCAGGACCTTTAGAGCCGTCCCTTGCAATTTGTGTTCTTGGCTTTTAAAGTATTCTTTCCCTTGCAGTCCCCGGTGTGATTTGAAGAAAACATAGATTTCAAGACAATTTCTCCTTTTCCATGATCTATCAACCCCTTTTCAGAAACCTTTggggaacaatttttttttattttttgaatttcAATATGACATAATTATTTTCTATGGGTGATTTGTGAGACGTTTGGTCAGTCTAGGTGAAGATTACTCAACTGCTGTGGGTTCAATCTGCTGCACGGCTTAGGTTTTATTAGAATATCTTCGTTTACAACCAGAAGTGATCTGATCTGGTGTATCGCAGCCCATTGTGAGACCCCTAAACAGCAATACAGGTTGgcagcaggggtgtaactaccatggcggcagaccatgcgactgctatgggtccCAGGGCAAGGGGGGGGCACAGTCTTAGTTggaattatctcctcttctattggaggtgaaaacttgatcAGGACcctttaaagcaggcatgctcaacctacagctatcggcctacaggagggcattgtgggagttgtagttttacaacagccggagggccgcaggGTGAGCATGCCTCTTTTGAAGGAACACATTtttgcaaatgaggcagtggaaaaatggcccaagggtcattgaaaggggtttatgCAGAAACCCTTCTttcctgtgtgggggggcctggtttgatccttgctacggGGCCCCTTATTCTCAGTGTACCACTGGTTGGCAGGGCAATAGCAGATTATTTAGCATTGTTCCAATTATAGTAGATGTATATATTATggaattgcactgtgtacagttgtcTGAGTTCGGTTAAAGCAATGCTAAACACAGAAAATGCACAAGAAAATGAAACTGTCCTCTTTTCATCTCCTCCTATTATGTCTGATATTGCAATTGGTACTATGTATATATAATCTGTGTCTCGGCCACGTTCCCCCTTCCGCTCCTCACAGTCCTATGTCTAGCGGTCAGACAAGTGGCTGGAGCAGGAGCCCCCTGCTGTGATCGGTCTGCCCTAGGGAAAAAAGATGAAGCCTGTAGCGGTCATGTATCAATGTATCATAAATGGCAGGTTTCTGTATGAAATGGAGCTAATAGTATCCCTTTAACATATCGCGCATGTTACCTGGAATAGTATGGGCCCcttttctggtgacagaaataAGATTGGACTACTTTTTGTATAGTCTTCTTAAAACATGTGCCCTTTTATAATGGCCTGTCTGTTGCGTTCTAGCCCTTTTGTATGTATACTATAttaaatataactgcctatttctATTTCAGGTGACGTACCTGGGAAAAATATCTGCAACAGGAGTCCAGTTTTCATCAGGATGTACAGAGCAGCCCGTGATTGAATTGTGGAAAAAACACACTTTGGCCCGTGCAGATGTGTTTCCTTCCAATGCCATTCTGGAAATCCGTCCCTTTCAGGTACGGCTCCACCACCAAGACCTCAAGGGTGAAGCTACTGTGTGTATGGACACCTTCCAGGTGGCAAGGATTGCCTATTGCACAGCAGATCATAATGTAAGCCCCAACATCTTTGCCTGGTTCTACAGGGAAATCAATGACGACCTGACCTTCCAGATGGATTGCCATGCAGTAGAATGTGAGAGCAAGATAGAAGCCAAAAAGCTGGCACATGCCATGATGGTGGCCTTCAAAAAAACCTTCCAAAGTATGAAGAGTGATGGGCGAATCCACAAAGACAGCTTCTCCGAAGAGACGTCTCAAGAGTTTGAATCTGATGATGGCTGAACGCACTTGGTCCTGTTCCCGGATTAGGCATCTACAGTCTGGAGCAGCAGCAGCTGGTGAGAGGTCTGTATTGGGAATGGGACCATGGAACATTAGCTGGGCCGCTTCCTGCAGATATCTGCAGCATCTTCAGCGCTGCATTCATGAAGTGTGTGTTACAATGCTGCTTTCCCAAAAAATGTGACAACACTTGTCCCTTAACCCTCTCCTACCGGATCCTAATGGATGTCAAGATTTGAACTATCCTATGACTGTGCCAATTGCCTTGTAAATTGAATGATCTCTTGCCATTCTAGATCATTTGGGTCACTATTTTGGGTGAACTGAAATGTTAAATAATGTCAATCAGCCAAGTCCCATTTTTAGGTGTTGCTTATAAACATTTcaaaagtatatttttatttacacagcatataaatttgtatatggtatttttttcttttatattttaccattatagcatatttttaaaaccatatgtgcAACCACTTATCTACCTTCTGGAAATAGTGTTATCCCTGGGCGGCCTATTAGAGTGCATCCTAGGAGCTGCGgttgaggggggttggggggttcaTACAGAGGCCAAATATGTTTTTTAGTTTACATTCCAGTCTCTCAGCTTCTTATTATTCAGACATCTTAACGGCATAACCCAGTAGACGACTCTGTTGTGACCAAGCACTTTACACATACCATGTGGTACCTTACGGCATCTTGCGTAGATATGTAGGTGGGGACAGATTTAACCTAAACATGCTTCATAACTTGCTGCAGACCTCCATGTCTTGTACATCTTTTACTTCGGTTTGACTGAACTTTTTTATACAATTGTATTGTGCCAATTTTTTATTCCCAGAAGTCCACTTTGCAGCATAACCTGGAGAATCCCATACTTCAGGAGGTTATACAATGGTACACCGATATTCATAATCAGAAAAATAAGCTTATATAACTATGACGATAGCATGTGGTGACCATAGAGAAGAATACATTAGGCAGTGTGCTCATTACATGACCGGTCAGAAGAACATCGTGGTTTGCAGTGTCGATTGCACATGTtggatcttgtttttttttttttatatcaggcTCCCACATGAAGGTCTGATAATATCAGATTATGTAGGATTGTGTACATAGGCATTTTCTGAAGTGATACCCCTTTATTAAGATGTATGTTAATAGTTCAAATGGTACTTTTTGGATGCACTGTGAATGTGGCATATCCAGTTTGCTGAAACTTAAAATACATTTTGCATATTTGTCAGAGAAATTTACCCACAGAACAAGCTATTTTATTTGTCAGCGTGTTgcttttttcatataaaaaatgtatttacaaaattAAAATACAGACCTATTTACGAGATTGGTGTAATATGTGTCTTCTGTTctttttggttattttttttttattacagtataGAAAATAGAGGAAGGTGGTATTACTTTTTACGTATCTTACAAACCATTCCACCCTAATACAGTTATTTTATTAGAGAATACCTCCATCACACAAGGGACAGTCTCGGCCCATAGCAGGATAGGGACATCATATTACAGCTCAGTTTTACATGGCCAGAGCACAGACGTCTAAAGatgtatcatccagcatcagccactgtgataaatctgacaCCTCTTTAGCCTGTCTAGTcgagggtgccttcacacgctgcagatcTTGTTGCAGAATTTTTCGCAACTGAAAATCTGCCTCATGGCAAAAATGTCTGcaacatggcaaaaaaaaaactgaaaacgccATAATGAACCATATTGGTGGATTGTTCAGGAACTTCCGTTGCCCATTCTGTCTAAAACATGtgagtgggggagatttattgaaACTgtggtaaaggaaaactggctttgttgcccatagcaaccagtcagatgccacctttcatttttcagagttcctatggaaaatgataaatctcccccattgtccgTTAAAATTATGGGAtttctttttttcccatttatattttattgagtttTAAAGTATGTGATATTACAAACAGTATAGTAAGATCATGGCGATCCATCACAGAGGGAACGCACAACTAAACCTTGTACAAAAATAACAATAGAAGTACATAAGATTAAAATTATTGTCTCTCTGACTATAAAGGTAGCATAGTCTTACGAGTGTCCCAAGGTTGCCAACATTTCAGGAAATTAGTCATCGTGTTCTGCGTAGAGCTTTTCCAGCAAAGTGCAATCAAACATTTAGCAGCAGTTAACATGTAGAGGAGCAGCCCGGCACCCCGACCTCTAATTGGTGCCGGGACTACATTCAAGAGGAGTGTTAGAAGGTCACTTGGGATAGGAATATCTAAAATGACCTGTATGAATCGTCTAACCCGTGTCCAGAATGACATTATAATTGGACAGGACCAGAAGATATGGAATAGTCTTTCGGTTGGGAGCACCGCCAGCAGAGATCTGGCAAACCTGGGTTCATAGCATGTAACACTTCCGGTGTATGGTACCAGAACGTTAGAATCTTCAGTTGGTTCTCCCTATAACCTGTATGTTATTGAAGAAGAGCTAGAATATGCTCTGCTCCATATGGTTCGGGGGAAAAATGATGGGATTTCTAATGAAAaccagatcccattataatcAGGAGGCGTTCATTTCCATCATTTGATGGAGATGCCGCTTACATTATGGTAATGGTTCTCCTCCTATAATGCATGGTCTTGTCATTGTTGTAATTTATTTTGTaccatgacatatattttttttgcaattactaAAAACATTACGGGGGTGATTTATCAGAACTGCTGTTGTAAAGGAAAACCGGGTTATTTACCTATAGCAACCAAATTCCACCCTTCTTTCTTCAGACCTCCCTTAAAAATTGGCCcaaaatatgattggttgctacaggCAACATTTCTGcttttatatttataaattaaataaaacaaaTCAACCACACAATGTCCTGTTATATACAGAGATGTACCTGTAAATACCAGTACATTATACATGGAGAAAAATGAGAGAAAATCCTACTATTGGCAGCATTGGGCTCTGTAGCTCACTTCATAGAGTGCCTGTCTTTAATACATAAGGTTCTGGGTTCCAGACAGTAGGATATTAGAGACAGAATAAAAGTTAAATATACAGGGCTATCCCCAAGCATACTGACAGTGCTTGGGAATTCCCCCCTTCATTCGCATAGTAGTGATTCCACATATGGAGaggcaaaaaaatggaaattaactAGTGGAGCGCCAGAAACTGGGAAGATGAGAAAAGAATATAGCTGATGGATATAGCACCAGTGGATGAATAAAAAATCCCCCAGTGGGGTTTTAGACAAGGTATTAGAAATTCCAGCAGTAAATCCGGCCAAATGGCCCAAAATAGAATAATTCGAGATTAATAGTCCCTTAAAAGTAGCCCCTTTATAGTAAGGGAAATGGTGCAAACTAGAAAGGTGTGGATCAATCcatgaaagaaaaaaacataaaattacaTATCTATTAGTATAAGAGTGTTCTACTCGATCTGAACCCCTCAAGGTCATTAACAATGGAGAAGTctttactcacttcaccagggaggatgGCACACGATAAAGCTCCTAGACACTTGCTGCCAATCCTCCCTCGCCGAGATTGTATGTAGAATCGTAGTTCTCACGTAGTCCCTGCAATAGATGACCAGGTGGACTCTAACATATAAACAAGGAACTTTATTCCATAAAAACTCCACGCGTTTCGAGGTTCTATAattcccccttcctcaggagcagtaaAATGACATAACCATGTTAAGAGAATGATCAGCTTGCAGTACATATAGGGACAAAAATACGTCAGTGTGACTTCACTTCAGGTTTCGGTACAACCTGGAagtgatgcgttccactgtggaacgcatcatTTTTTAGAATTAACtaattacactcacctaaagaattattaggaacacctgttgtatttctcattaatgcaattatctagtcaaccaatcacatggcagttgcttcaatgcatgtagggttgtggtcctggtcaagacaatctcctgaactccaaactgaatgtcagaatgggaaaaaaggtgggctacaactaaaatggcccccacagtcaccagatctcaacccaatagagcatctttgggatgtggtggaacgggagcttcgtgccctggatgtgcatcccttaaatctccatcaactgcaagatgctattctatcaatatgggccaacatttctaaagaatgctatcagcaccttgttgaatcaatgccacgtagaattaaggcagttctgaaggcaaaagggggtccaacaccgtattagtatggtgttcctaataattctttaggtgagtgtatgtgcctATGGAACTGAATATCAGAATCATCAGGGGGGGTCTATAGGGGAGCAGGAGATACTCCCTTTAATCTTATAGGGACGGACTACAAATTATCAGAGTTGGAATACTCAGTGCGCAGGGACCGGAAGTCAAGCCACTTCTGATCTGGTGGAACGCAAGCCGATCCTTATGCCAGCTGCAGGGTAAGATGCGCAGGCGCGTAGCGCTCAATAGACTAATATCAGCCTTGTTCTGCCGTGCTCGGGTGGGTTAACCCTTGAATATTCAATCACTAATAATATTTGTATTCATTAGTGTTTAGGCACGTTCCACATATTATTGTTGGTGGCAATAAATAGATGGGCTGGACCTCTTAATTTAAAAACctaaacaaaggggggggggggaatgaagggaatgaaaaagaaaataattggagAAGACACAACCAAAATGGTAGAGTCATAAATGATAATAGTAATAGTAATAGTGATAATAATGGGGATGGACTCGGAGAGCAAAACCTCCCCAAAAGGCACTGCAACCTAGATCATTCAGTACATTGTAaaagatattaaataataaaacgATATTTCACATATATACCATAAAATAGATCGAGTAGACTACCTGGAATAAATGAAatgtaaaattaataaaaaaattaaatagattaaatagagCATCTAAAAGATGAGAAGACATTACTGGTTACATAAATTTGAACATATATATAAGTATAAAAAGACTGGACATGCAGAAGGCCATAAAAAGGAAAGTGTATATATGTACATAAACTATATGCATATCTCTGTATACACTTAATTTATTAAAACATTATGACACTCCATTCCTCCTATAGCCTCCATGGGCAGGGATCACATAAGATCAACACACTAAAGGGTAAACCTTGGTCGGGAGATCTCAGGGGTACTCCATCGATACGGGGACATTTTGTCGTAATGGCCCAGATCTAGTAAGGGCCAATATCCCTTCTATATTGGTGACAAGTAGGTTTATAAATGAATGGGTTTATCCATGGATAATGTCAAAATGAATCGATGTAGCTTAAAAGTAGAGGAATCGATAGAAAATAGATGCTTGATACAATATTATAGgtattgaaaacaaaaatgtaGATGTATGGGTCGTTGTGGACTCAAATATGGCTATATTCCAGGGATTTCTAAATGGAACTAGAAAACTTAAAAATCCAGAACATCATCTCTTTTTTTACATAACAGAGAGTATAACTGTGGGACCAAATCGATAGGGGTGTGAGCTGCCTTCACTCTTGACACTTTCCTTTACTACTGCATCCCCTGGCGCCTGTCTCACTACGCTTTAATTTCTTCCTTCACCGACCATCACCCACTACCCCCCCTTTTTTGTTCTCCTTTCTCTCTCCATCACCCCATTCCCTTTCTTCCCCTCTTATCTCTCAATCCTTTCTGatgctcagttttttttattccatatatACCAGGGACTCTTAAGCCATATACAGTTgcatgaaaaagtatgtgaaccctttggaattatatggatttctgaacaaatttgtcataaaatgtgatctgatcttcatccaagtcacaacaatagacaatcacagtctgcttaaacttataacacacacagaattaaatgttaccatgtttttattgaacacaccatgtaaacattcacagtgcaggtggaaaaagtatgtgaacccctagactaaggacatctccaagagctaattggagtgaggtgtcagccaactagagtccaatcaatgtaatgagattggaagtgttggttacagttgccctgccctataaaaaaacacacactagttctgggtttgcttttcacaagaagcattgcctgatgtgaatgatgcctcgcacaaaagagctctacgATTAAGAATGGTTGACTTGCATAAAAATGAAAGGgtcataaaagtatctccaaaagccttgctgttcatcagtccagggtaagacaaattgtctataaatggagaaagttcagcactgctgctactctccctaggagtggccgtcctgtaaagatgactgcaagagcacagcgcagactgctcaatgaggtgaagaagaatcctagagtgtctgctaaagacttacaaaagtctctggcatatgctaacatccctgttagcgaatctacgatacgtaaaacactagacaagaatagatttcatgggaggataccacagaggaaaaaaaacattgctgcacgtttacagtttgcacaagagcacctggatgttccacagcagtactggcaaaatattctgtggacagatgaaaccgaagttgagttgtttggaagaaacacacaacactgtgtggagaaaaagaggcacagcatcccaactgtgaagtatagtggtgggggcatgatggcttggggctgctttgctgcatcagagcttggacagattgctatcatcaaagtaaaaaggaattcccaagtttatcaagacattttgcaggagaacttaaggccatctgtccaccagctgaagctcaacagaagatgggtgttgcaacaggacaacgacccaaagcatacaagtaaatcaacaacagaatggcttaaacagaagaaaatacgccttctggagtggtccagtcaaagtcctgacctcaacacgattcagatgctgtggcatgacctcaagaaagcgattcacaccagacatcccaagaatattgctgaactgaaacagttctgttaagaggaatggtcaagaattactcctgaccgttgtgcacgtctgatctgcaactacaggaaacgtttggttgacgttattgctaacaaaggaggttcaactagttattaaatccaagggttctcatactttttccacctgcactgtgaatgtttacatggtgtgttcaataaaaacatggtaacatttaattctttgtgtgttattagtttaagcagactgtgattgtctattgttgtgacttagatgaagatcagatcacattttatgcagaaatccatataattccaaagggttcacatactttttgttGCAACTGtatagagtcagagcagggactccttagCAGGAAAATTATGGGCAAATCTATGGACCATGATAATACCCACACTGGCCTCCTGCCACAAATA
The genomic region above belongs to Bufo gargarizans isolate SCDJY-AF-19 chromosome 4, ASM1485885v1, whole genome shotgun sequence and contains:
- the PID1 gene encoding PTB-containing, cubilin and LRP1-interacting protein isoform X3, with amino-acid sequence MWQPASERLQVTYLGKISATGVQFSSGCTEQPVIELWKKHTLARADVFPSNAILEIRPFQVRLHHQDLKGEATVCMDTFQVARIAYCTADHNVSPNIFAWFYREINDDLTFQMDCHAVECESKIEAKKLAHAMMVAFKKTFQSMKSDGRIHKDSFSEETSQEFESDDG
- the PID1 gene encoding PTB-containing, cubilin and LRP1-interacting protein isoform X1 → MWQPASERLQHFQTMIKSKLNVLTLRKEPLPAVIFHEPEAIELCTTTPLMKPRPQAGCKVTYLGKISATGVQFSSGCTEQPVIELWKKHTLARADVFPSNAILEIRPFQVRLHHQDLKGEATVCMDTFQVARIAYCTADHNVSPNIFAWFYREINDDLTFQMDCHAVECESKIEAKKLAHAMMVAFKKTFQSMKSDGRIHKDSFSEETSQEFESDDG
- the PID1 gene encoding PTB-containing, cubilin and LRP1-interacting protein isoform X2; amino-acid sequence: MIKSKLNVLTLRKEPLPAVIFHEPEAIELCTTTPLMKPRPQAGCKVTYLGKISATGVQFSSGCTEQPVIELWKKHTLARADVFPSNAILEIRPFQVRLHHQDLKGEATVCMDTFQVARIAYCTADHNVSPNIFAWFYREINDDLTFQMDCHAVECESKIEAKKLAHAMMVAFKKTFQSMKSDGRIHKDSFSEETSQEFESDDG